The DNA region AACTGCGCCTAAAAGGAATGAGCCCGGTACAATACCGGACTCATAACTCAGTTTTATCCTAACTTTAAACTGTCCAACTTTTTGGGGTCAGTTCAATGTCGCGATAGAAAGATTTCTTTCTATCACGACTGAGCCGTATGCTTTGCCTTTGTAAAAGGCAAAAGCCCCGGTTCCAGAAAACTGGAACCGGGACTTTTTGGATTCTTCGACTTCGAGCCTTCGGCTCTCCGCTCAGAATGACACCATACTACTTCTTAGAACGATGGCTGTTCTTGATCCATTCAGTCTTGTGGACTTCGGGGATATCGTCCAGCAAACGCAGGGTGTGCGGTTCGTTGGTGTTATCCAGAACTTCTTCCGGAGTACCCTGGTTCACGATCTTACCGTCGTGCATAATGAAGATACGGTCAGAAACGTAGTTTGCAAGACCGATATCGTGGGTCACGAACACCACGGTCATCTTCAGTTCGTCTTTCAACTTACGGAGATAATCCAGGATGTTTGCACGAACGCAGGCGTCCACCATGGAGGTAGCTTCGTCAGCGATCAACACCTTCGGACGGAGGGCGAAGATACGGGCGAGAAGCATACGCTGCATCTGACCACCGGACAGTTCGAAGGGATACTTGCCTTCGATGTCTTCGGGCTTAACGTTCACAGCCATGAGGCCTTCGTCAACGCGGCGGCGGATTTCTTCCTTGGAGGGCTTGTCCTTCAGGATGTTCAGAGCGTCTTCCAGCTGGCTACGGATAGTAAAGAACTGGTTGAAGCAGCCAAACGGGTCCTGGAACACAGACTGGACTTCGTTCCAGTGAGCCTTCAGGTTCTTGATGGGCTTGTCGCGATAGAGGAACTGACCGCGAGTGGGTTCGTACAGGCCAAGCATGATCTTAGCGAGAACGGACTTACCGCAACCAGAACCACCCACGATGGAGATGAATTCTTCGTCGTAAATGTCGAAGGAAACGTCCTTCACAGCAGACTTCAGATTCTTACCGGCACCAAAGTCCTTGCTGATGCGCTTGGCAGAGAAAACAACGGGCTTATTAGACAGCATAATCGCACCTCACCTGACGACCGCCAACAATGCGGATGTTCTGAGTATTCTTCTTGCAATCCGGGCATGCCTTCTTGCAGCGGGGAGCAAAGCGGCAACCCACGATCTTGTTCTTGAGGCTGGGAGGAGCACCTTCGATAGCTTCCGGATGGCGAGTACGCTGGGAAGCTTCGGTAGAGAGCATTGCGCCCATGAGTGCCTGGGTGTAGGGATGACGAGGATCCTTAACCACCTGTTCTGCAGTACCCATTTCAACAATTTCACCAGCGTACATGATGGCGATGTTGTCTGCCACATGGTACAGGAGGGGAAGTTCGTGGGTAATGAAGATCATGGTGCTGAAGATGCCCTTGTCCAGAAGATCGAAGATCATGGAGATCACTTCCTTCTGGGTAGAAACGTCCAGAGCGGAAGTCGGTTCGTCAGCGATCACCATCTGCGGGTTGAGCAAGGTGGAGATACCGATCACGGAACGCTGGCGTTCACCTGCGGTCAGCTGGATAGGATAGGAATTCAGCACGCGCTGAGTGTCCATGCCGAACAAGTCGAAACGTTCGCAAAGACGCTTGTAGATTTCAGCGGCGTCCATCTTCTTGCCGGGCTGCTGGTGAGCAGCGATCACGTCGGCAGCGATGTCCTTAATCTTACGAACCGGGTTCAGAGCGTTGAATGCGCCCTGAGGAATCATGGAGACCTTCTGTGCGAGGACATTTGCACGGACGTCTTCGATGGAACGGTTCATGAGGGATTCCATCTTGTCGCCGGACTTCACGCGGACATCACCCTTCTCAGGATAGAGAGGAGGAATGCACATGCCCATAAGGCCGGACACGAGAGTGGACTTACCGCAACCAGATTCACCAGCGATACCGAGGATTTCGCCCTGCTTCATGGAGAAGGACACGTCGGTAACTGCGTGAGTCTTGTCGCCGAAACGACCCAAGTAATAGAGGCCGAGGTTTTCTACTTCAAATACATTATCAGACATTTCGTTACCTCTTACTTGCGCAGACGCGGGTTAAAGACGCCTTCCATAGAAGTATTGATCAGGTACAAGGAGAACACGGTCAGAGTAACGACCAGAGTTGCCGGCAGGAATGCGATCCAGATGGAGTCAGCAAGAGCGCCGTTATCCTTAGCCTGGTTCAGGATGATCCCCAGAGAAGTGGTATCCACAGGACCAAGACCGATCATGGAAATGGAAGCTTCAGAAAGAATACCGGAACCCACCTGCATGATGAACACCATGAACACGTAGGACAGCAAGTACGGAAGCACATGCTTGATCACGATGGTCAGGGTGCTTGCACCGTTAATGCGGGCAAGGGAGATATGGTCACGGCTACGCAGAGAAGAAGCCTGTGCGCGGACTGCACGAGCAGACCAGCTCCAAGCGGTAAGACCAATCACCACGCCGATCAGGGTCAGGGAACGGCCATCCTTGAAAGCAGAGCTGATGAGCACGAGAATCACGAACTGCGGGATCACGATGAACAGGTTGGTGAACATGTTCAGGACTTCGTCAATCCAGCCGCCGCGGAAACCGCCAAACAGACCAATGAGAACACCGAGAGTAGTAGCGATGATACCGGCAAGGAAACCCACATAGAGAGAGTTACCCAGGCCTTCGATCAGCAGGGAGACATAGTCACGACCCAGGTGGTCGGTGCCCAGCAGGTGAGATGCGCTAGAGCCAGCATAGGGACCAGCGAGAATGTCACGAGCATGAGTGTCCACGCTGTAGAAGATCGGTCCAAAGATTGCGATCAACAGGGTGAGCACGAAGATAGAGATACCGACGACGAACATCGGAGACTTGAGAAGGTTTCTAAAGAGCTTTCCCATGATTACTTACCTCCCATCTGGAGACCAGCCTTAACGCGCGGGTCGAAGATTGCGATCAACACGTCAACGGCGAAGTTAGCAATAAGCACGCAGGTAGAGATCATCAAGGTACAACCCTGGATGGTAGCGTAGTCCTGCTTGTTAATGGCGTCGAGCATAGCCATGCCGAGGCCCGGGTAAGAGAAGATCATTTCGGTAATGAGTGCGCCACCCACCATTGCACCGAGGGACTGAGCCAGACCGGTGAGCTGCGGGAGCATTGCATTACGGAACACATAGGAAATAATCTTGCCTTCGCGAAGACCCAGCCACTTAGCATACTTCATGTAGTCGGTACCAAGTTCATAGATGGACATGGAACGCATACCGGTAGCCTGACCGGAAAGAAGGATGGGGAAGCAAGAGAAGAACGGAAGGATGTAGTACCAGCCAACGCTCTTGATGCAGGTCCAGGAGAAGGAGAATTCAGAAATATCCGGGCTCATGTTACCCACAGCCGGGAACCAGCCGAGAGTGATGGAGAACAGTGCCACCAAGAGCATACCGAACACGAAGTACGGAACACCGTTGAGGAACATTGCAACCGGGAAGAACACCTTATCGAAGATGCCGCGCTTGTAAGCAGCGAAAGCACCCAGGAGGTTACCGATGATCCAGCCGAGAAGAATGGTGGGAGCCTGAATCAGGAGGGTCCAGGGCAGAGCATTCTTGATGATGGTGGTAACTTCAGTGTTGTTGGTATAGGACTTGCCAAGGTCACCCTTGAACACGTTGCCAATGTAAGCAAAGAACTGAGAAATAGCGGAAGCACGCTTGGGTTCGGTCTTCATCACGACTTCGTCCACCATGATGGTGTCGATCTGTTCGTGTTCAGACTGAACCTTTTCCATGACGGCGATCTTTTCGACCTGAGCGACCTTCTTCTTGGTCTTCTTGTCCTTGATCATCACCGGCTTGCCCTTCTTGTTCAGGACAGGCTTTTCTTCGAAGACGGGTTCGCCGTTTTCGTCCAGCTTCTGGCGTTCAACCAGAACCGGATTACCTTCAGCGTCAACGTCCTTGACGATAGACTTCTTAACAACGGGCTGACCGTTTTCGTCCAGCTTGGCAACCTTCTTGGTAACCATCTGGCCGTTGGCGTCCAGTTCCGGTTCGTAAACAGCGTTACCCTGATCGTCCAGTTCAGCCATGCCGAAGGAAACCAGGAGTTCAGCCTTCTTCAACTGAGCTTCAGTGGGAGAAAGGCCCTTACCGGCCTGACCCATAATGATGTCGACCGGATCGCTACCGCCCACGCGGGGCAGAGCAAAGTTCAATGCCACTGCAAAGACGAAGGTCAGGAGATACCAGAACCCCTTCTGCAGGACATAGCGTAGCATAGGATATTGTTTAAGCATTTGTATTCCTTTTAACCTTTATTTTGCAAGCTTCAAGTTCCAGAGAATCTTGGTACCGGATGCAACCCAGGGGAGCTGGGCAGGAGCATACGGATTTTCAGCGGTGGGCCAGTTGGTCCATACGCGGTCGCTGAATTCGTAGAACTGTTCCGGCAGGTATACCAGCGGAATGGACGGCTGATCTTCCATGAAGACCTTGTTCAGTTCGCGGTAAGCCTTTGCGATTTCGGTAGAGTCAGTCATCAGAGGAATTGCAGACAAAAGCTGGTCAACTTCCGGACGGTATTCAGGAGAACCCGGCTTGTTGTAACGGCCGATGTTCACGCCAGCCCAACCACCAAGCGGAGTCCAGTCACGAGAGGACATGATTTCGTTGAAGCGGCTCCACGGCAGAGACGGGGTAACGTCAGCAACCGGCTTGTGCATCACGAGGTCGAAGTTGCCAAGACCCATAGCCGGCCAGTAAGCACCGCCATCTACGAAGCCTTCGCGAATATCGATACCAGCCTTACGCATACCATCCACAGCGATGGTAACCATAGCTTCCCAGTCGGTCCAACCAGCAGGGGAAGTAATGGACAAGGTAGGCAGGCGTTCGCCCTTGTTGTTTTCCATGTGGTCCAGAGTGCCATCAGAGTTGAAGACAGACTTGAAGCCTGCTTCGGAGAGCATCTGCTTAACAGTTTCCAGACGCTTTGCGTCGTCGGTGATTTCCAGATTTACGCCATACTTGGGCAGATCTTCGTCAACGATGTACTTGCCTTCCAGGTCGGTCGGCATGATGAGGCCAGCCTTCAGGGTGGAAGTGTAGTTAGAAACTGCGAACTGACGGAGAGCGGTGTAGTCGATAGCTGCAGCAAGTGCACGACGGAAACGCTTGTCGTTCAGAGGTTCCTTAGTGGTGTTGATCACCAGCATGGGCATTGCACCCGGGCGGAAGTAAGGCGGTTCGTTCCACCAGGTGTGGACGCCTGCGGAAGCCTTACGGTTAATGCGGGGGATGAAGCTCTGGGATGCATCCAGGTTGCCTTCACGCATTGCAATGGTGTTATGTTCGTTGTTCTTGTAAATCGGGTGAACGATGTACTTAGGAGCAGGCAGCTGGCCATTGTGGAGAGCAGCATTGCCCCAGTAGTCGTCGCGACGTTCCAGGATGATCTTGGATTCGTTAGCAGACTTCAGACCATACGGGCCAGAGACGATGGGGCTCTGATCCATGGGCATCTTCTTCACTTCGTCCAGACCCTTTTCCTTGATCATGGGTTCGAAAACGTGAGAAGGAGCGATACGGGTTGCCTGCAGCATGTCGCGAACGGTAAGCGGGTTGTTACGAGCCTGCTTGTTCACCATGAAGGACAGACGTTCGGTAACCTGACCTTCCGGTCCATT from Fibrobacter sp. UWEL includes:
- a CDS encoding ABC transporter permease, with the protein product MLKQYPMLRYVLQKGFWYLLTFVFAVALNFALPRVGGSDPVDIIMGQAGKGLSPTEAQLKKAELLVSFGMAELDDQGNAVYEPELDANGQMVTKKVAKLDENGQPVVKKSIVKDVDAEGNPVLVERQKLDENGEPVFEEKPVLNKKGKPVMIKDKKTKKKVAQVEKIAVMEKVQSEHEQIDTIMVDEVVMKTEPKRASAISQFFAYIGNVFKGDLGKSYTNNTEVTTIIKNALPWTLLIQAPTILLGWIIGNLLGAFAAYKRGIFDKVFFPVAMFLNGVPYFVFGMLLVALFSITLGWFPAVGNMSPDISEFSFSWTCIKSVGWYYILPFFSCFPILLSGQATGMRSMSIYELGTDYMKYAKWLGLREGKIISYVFRNAMLPQLTGLAQSLGAMVGGALITEMIFSYPGLGMAMLDAINKQDYATIQGCTLMISTCVLIANFAVDVLIAIFDPRVKAGLQMGGK
- a CDS encoding ABC transporter substrate-binding protein — protein: MIGLKSIAKTALALTATGALLSGCGDASSEGGLAGGALPRQETLYLSGQQTSAPGSFNPLAESWAASWPVGGRFNLMYEPLITYNSLNGQIEDLLGHLVEELSNNDSIVVDLNPAAKWSDGKPVTSTDVTFMFLRGSINSAEQISAIHVDTLKNGPEGQVTERLSFMVNKQARNNPLTVRDMLQATRIAPSHVFEPMIKEKGLDEVKKMPMDQSPIVSGPYGLKSANESKIILERRDDYWGNAALHNGQLPAPKYIVHPIYKNNEHNTIAMREGNLDASQSFIPRINRKASAGVHTWWNEPPYFRPGAMPMLVINTTKEPLNDKRFRRALAAAIDYTALRQFAVSNYTSTLKAGLIMPTDLEGKYIVDEDLPKYGVNLEITDDAKRLETVKQMLSEAGFKSVFNSDGTLDHMENNKGERLPTLSITSPAGWTDWEAMVTIAVDGMRKAGIDIREGFVDGGAYWPAMGLGNFDLVMHKPVADVTPSLPWSRFNEIMSSRDWTPLGGWAGVNIGRYNKPGSPEYRPEVDQLLSAIPLMTDSTEIAKAYRELNKVFMEDQPSIPLVYLPEQFYEFSDRVWTNWPTAENPYAPAQLPWVASGTKILWNLKLAK
- a CDS encoding ABC transporter permease, producing MGKLFRNLLKSPMFVVGISIFVLTLLIAIFGPIFYSVDTHARDILAGPYAGSSASHLLGTDHLGRDYVSLLIEGLGNSLYVGFLAGIIATTLGVLIGLFGGFRGGWIDEVLNMFTNLFIVIPQFVILVLISSAFKDGRSLTLIGVVIGLTAWSWSARAVRAQASSLRSRDHISLARINGASTLTIVIKHVLPYLLSYVFMVFIMQVGSGILSEASISMIGLGPVDTTSLGIILNQAKDNGALADSIWIAFLPATLVVTLTVFSLYLINTSMEGVFNPRLRK
- a CDS encoding ABC transporter ATP-binding protein, with product MSDNVFEVENLGLYYLGRFGDKTHAVTDVSFSMKQGEILGIAGESGCGKSTLVSGLMGMCIPPLYPEKGDVRVKSGDKMESLMNRSIEDVRANVLAQKVSMIPQGAFNALNPVRKIKDIAADVIAAHQQPGKKMDAAEIYKRLCERFDLFGMDTQRVLNSYPIQLTAGERQRSVIGISTLLNPQMVIADEPTSALDVSTQKEVISMIFDLLDKGIFSTMIFITHELPLLYHVADNIAIMYAGEIVEMGTAEQVVKDPRHPYTQALMGAMLSTEASQRTRHPEAIEGAPPSLKNKIVGCRFAPRCKKACPDCKKNTQNIRIVGGRQVRCDYAV
- a CDS encoding ABC transporter ATP-binding protein, translating into MLSNKPVVFSAKRISKDFGAGKNLKSAVKDVSFDIYDEEFISIVGGSGCGKSVLAKIMLGLYEPTRGQFLYRDKPIKNLKAHWNEVQSVFQDPFGCFNQFFTIRSQLEDALNILKDKPSKEEIRRRVDEGLMAVNVKPEDIEGKYPFELSGGQMQRMLLARIFALRPKVLIADEATSMVDACVRANILDYLRKLKDELKMTVVFVTHDIGLANYVSDRIFIMHDGKIVNQGTPEEVLDNTNEPHTLRLLDDIPEVHKTEWIKNSHRSKK